One segment of Setaria viridis chromosome 4, Setaria_viridis_v4.0, whole genome shotgun sequence DNA contains the following:
- the LOC117851593 gene encoding probable calcium-binding protein CML29 — translation MAAAPGRPVTVDFEALSYISSLVEAFQAFDSDNDGLVTAPELRGLLASLGLDKSEAEARDMLARADADRDGRLSVEELLDVMNAGELGLGALGELLQSALPALEAAGGALVGADELARAIGAVGGASAEDCAAIVECLDGDGDGAITIEEFRFMADLL, via the coding sequence atggcggcggcgccggggcggccggTGACGGTGGACTTCGAGGCGCTGAGCTACATCAGCAGCCTGGTGGAGGCGTTCCAGGCGTTCGACTCCGACAACGACGGTCTCGTGACCGCCCCGGAGCTCCGTGGCCTGCTGGCCTCGCTGGGCCTGGACAAGTCCGAGGCCGAGGCGCGCGACATGCTGGcgcgcgccgacgccgaccGCGACGGCCGGCTCAGCGTCGAGGAGCTCCTGGACGTGATGAACGCCGGGGAGCTCGGGCTGGGCGCGCTCGGGGAGCTGCTGCAGTCGGCGCTTCCCGCGCTCGAGGCAGCGGGCGGGGCGCTCGTGGGGGCGGACGAGCTCGCCAGGGCGATCGGAGCCGTGGGCGGCGCCAGCGCCGAGGACTGCGCCGCCATCGTCGAGTGCCTggacggagacggagacggcGCCATCACCATCGAGGAGTTCAGGTTCATGGCCGACCTGCTCTAG